The following nucleotide sequence is from Brachyspira suanatina.
TATAGTATTTATATTATAATTAATTCATGTTATACTATATAAAATATTATTTGTTTTATATTAAAATAATATGTTTTAATAAAAGGAGTATTTATTATGGCTAGAGTTAAATTTATGGAATATGAGGAAGCTCAGGGAAAAGTAAAAGAAGCTTTCGATTATCAATTAAAAAAAAGCGGCAATGTTACAAATATGAAAAAAGCATTATTAAATGACTATGCTACTTATGAAGCATTTATGGGTTGGTATGTTTCATTCGATAGATTAGTAGAAGTTGTAGGTAAAAGAGCTGCTATGATATTGGCTCATTCTGTTTCTACTACTAACGGATGTATGCTTTGTTCTTTATTCTTTATCAGAGATTTAAAAGCTATAGGAGATGATCCTAAAAATCTTAAACTTGATGAAAAAGAACAATTATTATCACAATTAGGTATGCAGATGGTTAAAGACCCTAATGGTGTTACTGATGAACTTATGAATAATCTTAAAAAACATTTCAATGATTCTGAAATAGTTACTATAGTTGGTTTTGCAGCTCAAATGATGGCTACTAATAATTTCAATGCTGTATTAAAAATAGATTTAGATGAATCTTTGATACCTATACAAGGCGAGTTTGAAAAAGAGACTTGGAGAGCAAAAAATAATTAATATTAAAATATAAAAACAAGGGGGAATAATTCTCCTTGTTTTTTTATTATTCTATAACATATATCTTTAATTATTCAAGTAAGTTTCTATTTAGACAATTTTTTTAAAGCTTCTTCTTTATTATTCTTAGCCTTTTCATAATTAGAATCTATCTCTATGGCTTTATCATAATCTTTTACAGCTTCTTCATATAATCCAATACTATATTTAGCAAATCCTCTGTTATTATAAGCATCTGCAGATTTAGGGGTTAATTCTATAACCTTATCGTAATTTTTAATTGCCTCTTCATAATCTGATAAATTATAATATGAAAGAGCCCTATTATAATAAGCATTTACATTATTATTATCTAATTCTATTACTATATCATAATCTTTTATAGCCTCATTATGAAGCTCCATATTATTTTTTGCAACTGCTCTGTTATAATATGCATCAATATATTTAGGCTCTATATTTATTGCTGTATTAAAATCTTCTACAGCTTCTTCATATAAACCTAATGCACTTTTTGCATTTCCCCTATTATTGTATGCATAAAAATATTTAGGTGATAATTCTATAGCTTTATCAAAATCTTTTATAGCTTCTTCATAAAGTCCTAAATTATATTCTGCTGTTCCTCTATTATTATAAGCATCTATATATTCATCATATATTTCTAATGCTTTATTTATATCTATTATAGCTTCATTATACAAACCTAATCCTATTTTGCATGCTCCTCTATTATTATAAGCATAAGAACTATTGGCATTAGAAATTTCTAAAACTTTATTATAATAAGTAATAGCTTCCTCATATAATCCTATACTTCTCTTAGCATCCCCTATTCCATTATAGGCATATACTTCCGTATCATCTAACTCCAACACTTTTTTATAATCTTCTATAGCTTCAATATATTTTTTTGACATCAATTTTATAAATGCCCTATCTATATAAGCATCTATATTTCTGCTATCCAACACAATAGCTTTATCAATATCTTTTATGGCTTCTTCATAATAACCTAAATTACCTTTAGCATATCCTCTATCATCATAAGCCTTTGAATGAGTAGGTACTAGTTCTATAACTTTATCATAATCTTTTATAGCTTCTTCATAATAACCTAAATTGCATTTACAATTTGCTCTATTATAATAGAGTTCAGAATAGTTTTCATCAATTTCTATACCTCTACTATAGTAATTAATAGATTCTTCATATAAGCCCATAGCCTGTTTAGAAAGTCCCAAATAATTATATATTTCAGAATTATTAACATCTTCTTCTAATGCTTTAATGAATAACTCTGATGCTTTTTCAAACTGAGTTTCTCTAAATAATTGCAAACCTTTTTCAAAGTATGACATTATATCTTCCTTTATTAATAAAAATTGTTCGCACATAATCTCTGACAAGTAAACTTGCCAGACGCTCACAATTTTTATTTTAAAAATTATTTATTATTGCTAGCTATAAACTTTTTATTATTAATAAAAATTGTTCGCACATAATCTCTGACAAGTAAACTTGCCAGACGCTCACAATTTTTATTTTAAAAATTATTTATTATTGCTAGCTATAAACTTTTTATTATTAATAAAAATTGTTCGCACACAATCTCTGACAAGTAAACTTGCCAGACGCTCACAATTTTTATTTTAAAAATTATTTATTATTGCTAGCTATAAACTTTTTATTATTAATAAAAATTGTTCGCACACAATCTCTGACAAGTAAACTTGCCAGACGATCACAATTTTTATTTTAAAAATTATTTATTATTGCTAGCTATAAACTTTTTATTATTAATAAAAATTGTTCGCACACAATCTCTGACAAGTAAACTTGCCAGATGTTCACAATTTTTATTTTAAAAATTATTTATTATTGCTAGCTATAAACTTTTTATTATTAATAAAAATTGTTCGCACACAATCTCTGACAAGTAAACTTGCCAGATGTTCACATTTTTTTATTTTGAAAGTATCTGGTAACTAAAGTTATCAGCTGCTCGTTTATAGCCTTAAAATTAATACTATTTATAATATATTTATTACAATGATAAATATATTATAAATAAATTTATCAAACTATAACAAAATTACTTTTTATATAATTTTATCTTATTGCTAATAAAATCAATTATTTTATTCTATTATAGATAAATAAACTTAACAAATTTTATAATATTCAAAAATTATTATTTTGATTGATTATTAAAATATTTCTTCTTATTTCTAAATCTTAAACGTACAACTCTAAATAAAGCTTCTGCTATGATATTTTTAGACATTTTTGATTGTCCGCTTCTTCTTTCATAAAATATTATAGGTTCTTCTTCTACTTTATAACCATTACTCTCAAAAGAATAATTCATCTCTATCTGAAAAGAGTATCCAGCTGAAAGTATATTATCAAAATTCATATTTTTTAATACAGATACTCTAAAACATTTAAATCCGCCAGTAATATCCATAATTTTAGAACCCAACACAAATGATGCATATCTATTTCCATAATATGAAAGAAAAAGTCTTCTCAGAGGCCAATTTACAACACTTATACCATTACAGTATCTTGATCCTATTAATAAATCTAATTTTTCATTTTCCATTCTTTCTATAAATATAATAACAAAATTAGGATCATGAGAGAAATCTGCATCCATCTCTATTACATAATCAGGATTGTATTGAAATGAATGTTTAAATCCAGCAATGTATGCAGGTCCTAATCCTTCTTTCTTTTCTCTTTTCAGCAAATGCACTCTATTATTTGATAAATATTTTTCTACAACACTTGCAGTACCATCTGGGCTATTATCATCAACAACTAAAATTTCTATATATTCAGGTAATGATAATACTTTATTAAGCATTTTTTCTATATTATCTTTCTCATTATATGTAGGTAATACTATAATGGCTTTCATTTTATATCTGATTCTCTCCTATTCCTTTTTTGTATTTTTGTTGTTTTTTGCACATTTTTTTTAATATAATTATCTATATTAAACATTATATATTTAACATACCTTACATATGATGTTCTAGGATCTATTATATTTTTATATGAGAATATTTCATTATTATCTATAGTATAAAATACAATATCTCCAAAGAGAATAATATCATTATCATCTATGGCATTATCCATACCCATTAGATTGATTTTTATTCCAACTGATATAGATGTGTCTATGATTTTATATCCAACTATATATGAATTCTCATAATCTAATTCCATATCAAGAGAATCACTCAAATTCTTAAAAGTTTTTATTTTTACTTCTTTATTTCTATATTTTACAATAATATTTTCTTTTATATCATCATCTTCAAAAGAGAAATTAATATTTTGCATTTGATTAAATGGCTGTTTTATTTTAAAATCTGTTAATAACTGCTTAGATTTTTTTATTTCTTCATCTGTCATTTCTACAGGACTTGCCAATGATAATTTATAATTTTTATTTAATTTAACTTCTTCATTATTTTCTATTGAAAAGAAGGTATTTGATTTTCTATCATATTTAACTTGTTGTAATATTTTGTCATTTTTATTATATATAGTCCATATAAAAATATCTGCCAATGTACTCATAATATAATTTTCTGCAAATAATTTTTTCCAATCATCTGAGATCCATTTTTTACCTGTCATTAATGCTTTGTTGAGTCTTGATGCTTGAAATTTATATGTAACTTTTATATTATTTTTTATGCTGTAAAATTCATCTAATAAATTTTTACTTATATTATGATATTTATCTATTTTGGATACATATTCTTTTTTCTTATTATCGAATATTTTTTCAATATCTAATTTTTCATTTATATACAATGTGAAAGAATAATAATCATCTTTTAATAATTTCTTACCTTCTTTGTCTATTCCAAAATCAAGTATTATATTATCAGATAGTTTATCTTCTGAAATATCCAATTTTTTTGCTGCAGCTTTAAATGCTAATTTTGAAGTATTTTTTATTTGATAATATTTAAAATTATTTGATATATAATCAATAAGAATAAGAGAATAAAGACTTCCATTAAAAGCTAATGTAGATATTGCATAATTAGCTAGAGATATTCTTCCTGATTCGCACCATTCTTTCAAATTATATCCAACTTTTTCTATTTTATAGTCTGATTCATATACTAAATATGGAATCATTACATATTTATAGGTTGTGTCAGCACCTTCAAATATCCATCTATCATATATAGTTTTTATTACATTAATAAATGAATTAAAATCAAAATACGAGATTATTTTATCTAGATCTTTTATTTTTGTAGGAGCTTTTAATCTTGAATATTCTAAATATATATATTTAATTATAATTATAGGTATATTTTGATTAGAATCTTTGCTTTTTACTCCATACAATAAAGATTCATCTAAGCATAATAAATTTTTTTCAAATTTTTTATTATAGTTCTTATTTACAAAATTTACTATACTGTCAATATCTTTAAAACCAGAATTAATTATTTTTTTATTTTTCCATCTTTTTAATATATCTCTGGCTAAATCATTATCCAAAGTTTTTAAATATTCATAGGATTCTTTTTTCTTACGGTTAATTATTTTTATTGCAGCTTTTCTTATATTTTGAGATTTATTTTCTAAAAGTGAGCATAATATTTTACTTGATCCGAAATCTATTTCTTTACTGTAAAGTTCATTTAAAAATGGTATAAAGTTTTTACTGTTTTTGGTAACTCTTTTAACAAAATTTTTATTTGTAAATAAACTTTCAAAATATTCAGAATTCTTTTTAATAAGAGAGTAAAAGAAACTATTAAACTCTCTATTTTTTATCTGAACAGCAAATGAATCATAGTATGATATTCTATCATTATAAGAATAAAAGAATATATAAGAAATAATAATATCAGCCAAAGTTACATTAAGATTAGTTAAATAGTCTAAACTTTCCTGATATGTTGTAGCAAATCCTTCTTTTCTTATCAACATCAAATAGGTTAATGCCTTGTAACTATTTGTTTTAAGTATTATATTAAGAAGTTTTTTAGATTTTTTTGAATAATCTGACAATAACAAAATATAATATATTCTATAATTATTTAATATTGAACTTTTTATAAATTCTATATCATTATTACTAGGTGCTTTCTTTATATGATACGGCGTATAAGGCTTCAAAGCACTGAAATAACCGAATGCTGATTTTTTTACATGGAATTTTTTTATTAAATCGTATCTCTTATCATCTTCGTATATTATATCATCATTTATTACAGTAATACTATTTGGAGTACCTAAATGTTCAACTACATTATATTTAACATAATAAGAGTCATATATTTTCTGCATCAATAAATCTATTTTTTTATCAGCAATTTTTAAATTAGCTTTTTCATCTTCATTTCTTAATAGGATTGCTGTTAATATTAAATATATTCCGCAGTTATTACTAGTCTCTAATATTTTATATAATGAATAGAAATATTCTTTATCTTTATTATAAGTATAATTAGCCTCTCTTAGAAAATCCAAAGCATATATATCATTTTCTACTATTCCTCTATTGATAATACATATTTCTTTTTCTAAGTTGTATCCTTCATACCTTTTACTAAATAGAGAACTATTAAATTTTTCCATAAATTACTCTTTAATGTATTTTAAAAATCATTATTATTATACTATTAATCAAGCAAATAATAAATACTATATTAATTTACATGTTTTTAACTGCTAATTGTCCGCATCCTGCTAATATTTCTTGACCTTGTTTAAATCTTTCCACAACTTCTATTCCATTATCTTTTAATATGGATTTAAATCTTAATATAATATCTTTATTAGGTCTTTGTAATTCAGGAGCATGTTCCACAGGATTCATAGGTATAACATTAACTTTGAAAGGAAATTCTTTCTTTAAATTTACGAGTCTGTATGCATCATTAACAGAATCATTAACATCTTTTATAAGCACCCACTCAAAAGTAATCATTCTTTTACCATTTCTGCTGTATCTTTTAAGTATTGCCATAAGATTTTCTATAGGATATCTTTTATTAATAGGCATAATTTTATCTCTTACATCATTTTTTAATGAATGTAAAGAAACAGCCAATCTGCAATCCAAATCTCTTTCTATTAACTGCTTTATTCCTGCAACTTCTCCTGATGTTGATATTGTAATATGTCTTATGCCTAAATTAAAACCTTTAAATGAATTTATAGTATCTATTGCTTTAAAAAGGTTTTTAGTATTAGCTAAAGGCTCCCCCATACCCATAAATACTATAGAATTTACCTTTTTTGTTACAGCTCTCATAAGTAAAAATTCAGCAAGTATCTCATCAGCTGTAAGATTTCTTGATAGTCCCATACTTCCTGTAGCACAAAAAGCACATCCATAACCGCATCCTACCTGAGATGATAAACAGAAAGTTACCCTGTCTTTTTTATTCAATATAACTGATTCTATTTTTTTCTTATCGTACAGGGAAATTAGCAACTTTTGTGTTCCATATTCATCTTCTGATATAGTTTCTATTTTTGAATTGTGAATAAAATAGTATTCATCTAATAAATTTCTCAAATTCTTAGGTATATTGCTCATATCCTCAAAA
It contains:
- a CDS encoding carboxymuconolactone decarboxylase family protein produces the protein MARVKFMEYEEAQGKVKEAFDYQLKKSGNVTNMKKALLNDYATYEAFMGWYVSFDRLVEVVGKRAAMILAHSVSTTNGCMLCSLFFIRDLKAIGDDPKNLKLDEKEQLLSQLGMQMVKDPNGVTDELMNNLKKHFNDSEIVTIVGFAAQMMATNNFNAVLKIDLDESLIPIQGEFEKETWRAKNN
- the rlmN gene encoding 23S rRNA (adenine(2503)-C(2))-methyltransferase RlmN codes for the protein MAKKISIMNVSEDELSKFCIENNFPKFHASQILNWIYKKYAISFEDMSNIPKNLRNLLDEYYFIHNSKIETISEDEYGTQKLLISLYDKKKIESVILNKKDRVTFCLSSQVGCGYGCAFCATGSMGLSRNLTADEILAEFLLMRAVTKKVNSIVFMGMGEPLANTKNLFKAIDTINSFKGFNLGIRHITISTSGEVAGIKQLIERDLDCRLAVSLHSLKNDVRDKIMPINKRYPIENLMAILKRYSRNGKRMITFEWVLIKDVNDSVNDAYRLVNLKKEFPFKVNVIPMNPVEHAPELQRPNKDIILRFKSILKDNGIEVVERFKQGQEILAGCGQLAVKNM
- a CDS encoding tetratricopeptide repeat protein; translation: MSYFEKGLQLFRETQFEKASELFIKALEEDVNNSEIYNYLGLSKQAMGLYEESINYYSRGIEIDENYSELYYNRANCKCNLGYYEEAIKDYDKVIELVPTHSKAYDDRGYAKGNLGYYEEAIKDIDKAIVLDSRNIDAYIDRAFIKLMSKKYIEAIEDYKKVLELDDTEVYAYNGIGDAKRSIGLYEEAITYYNKVLEISNANSSYAYNNRGACKIGLGLYNEAIIDINKALEIYDEYIDAYNNRGTAEYNLGLYEEAIKDFDKAIELSPKYFYAYNNRGNAKSALGLYEEAVEDFNTAINIEPKYIDAYYNRAVAKNNMELHNEAIKDYDIVIELDNNNVNAYYNRALSYYNLSDYEEAIKNYDKVIELTPKSADAYNNRGFAKYSIGLYEEAVKDYDKAIEIDSNYEKAKNNKEEALKKLSK
- a CDS encoding DUF4132 domain-containing protein, which produces MEKFNSSLFSKRYEGYNLEKEICIINRGIVENDIYALDFLREANYTYNKDKEYFYSLYKILETSNNCGIYLILTAILLRNEDEKANLKIADKKIDLLMQKIYDSYYVKYNVVEHLGTPNSITVINDDIIYEDDKRYDLIKKFHVKKSAFGYFSALKPYTPYHIKKAPSNNDIEFIKSSILNNYRIYYILLLSDYSKKSKKLLNIILKTNSYKALTYLMLIRKEGFATTYQESLDYLTNLNVTLADIIISYIFFYSYNDRISYYDSFAVQIKNREFNSFFYSLIKKNSEYFESLFTNKNFVKRVTKNSKNFIPFLNELYSKEIDFGSSKILCSLLENKSQNIRKAAIKIINRKKKESYEYLKTLDNDLARDILKRWKNKKIINSGFKDIDSIVNFVNKNYNKKFEKNLLCLDESLLYGVKSKDSNQNIPIIIIKYIYLEYSRLKAPTKIKDLDKIISYFDFNSFINVIKTIYDRWIFEGADTTYKYVMIPYLVYESDYKIEKVGYNLKEWCESGRISLANYAISTLAFNGSLYSLILIDYISNNFKYYQIKNTSKLAFKAAAKKLDISEDKLSDNIILDFGIDKEGKKLLKDDYYSFTLYINEKLDIEKIFDNKKKEYVSKIDKYHNISKNLLDEFYSIKNNIKVTYKFQASRLNKALMTGKKWISDDWKKLFAENYIMSTLADIFIWTIYNKNDKILQQVKYDRKSNTFFSIENNEEVKLNKNYKLSLASPVEMTDEEIKKSKQLLTDFKIKQPFNQMQNINFSFEDDDIKENIIVKYRNKEVKIKTFKNLSDSLDMELDYENSYIVGYKIIDTSISVGIKINLMGMDNAIDDNDIILFGDIVFYTIDNNEIFSYKNIIDPRTSYVRYVKYIMFNIDNYIKKNVQKTTKIQKRNRRESDIK
- a CDS encoding polyprenol monophosphomannose synthase, which gives rise to MKAIIVLPTYNEKDNIEKMLNKVLSLPEYIEILVVDDNSPDGTASVVEKYLSNNRVHLLKREKKEGLGPAYIAGFKHSFQYNPDYVIEMDADFSHDPNFVIIFIERMENEKLDLLIGSRYCNGISVVNWPLRRLFLSYYGNRYASFVLGSKIMDITGGFKCFRVSVLKNMNFDNILSAGYSFQIEMNYSFESNGYKVEEEPIIFYERRSGQSKMSKNIIAEALFRVVRLRFRNKKKYFNNQSK